One window of the Anopheles cruzii chromosome 2, idAnoCruzAS_RS32_06, whole genome shotgun sequence genome contains the following:
- the LOC128268766 gene encoding snurportin-1, translating to MCDSKEPASRFEEMYKYNGRLEHEMQAERRERLLAEQRLARQREVDAGRPGLVEEIEGQTDNEGETMECHQEQPPAKHKSRRTKSTFSRLYSNKVQLSEWMHERPADFENWIVVPCPVGARCLLVIHKMSAIAYHKGGRSITATRTNFRHFRGTTVLDCVYTENPRHFYVLDVLIYRHLDLVHYECQFRFAWIKAKFDEDNLSERFTTKPPERGGLGLSLLPTYDCAQPESLATCWSHYPAFRNDSPRLDGFLFYHKESHYIHGLTPLVTWLFQFMLTDVLQLPSGMVNSGYLDHKPASYTGDYAKYIGDFERRRKKRKLRHRHPAKKRKTKHMSIDDAPAVEPGDHLALWEAMEAAPLDSEDEDLRPKELDAIRELEMEG from the coding sequence ATGTGTGATTCCAAAGAACCTGCGTCACGGTTCGAGGAAATGTATAAGTACAATGGGCGACTTGAGCACGAAATGCAGGCGGAACGCCGTGAACGTTTGCTGGCGGAGCAGCGGTTGGCCCGCCAACGGGAAGTCGATGCCGGACGACCCGGGTTAGTGGAAGAAATCGAAGGCCAGACAGATAATGAGGGCGAAACGATGGAATGCCATCAGGAGCAACCACCGGCCAAGCACAAATCACGGCGGACGAAATCCACCTTTTCCCGACTGTACAGCAACAAGGTGCAACTGTCCGAGTGGATGCATGAGCGGCCGGCTGATTTCGAGAACTGGATCGTCGTCCCGTGCCCGGTTGGGGCGCGTTGTTTACTTGTGATTCATAAAATGAGCGCCATCGCTTACCACAAGGGAGGTCGCTCCATCACAGCGACTCGCACAAACTTCCGGCACTTTCGGGGCACAACCGTACTGGATTGCGTGTATACCGAAAATCCGCGCCACTTTTACGTGCTCGACGTACTAATCTACCGGCACTTGGATCTGGTGCACTATGAGTGTCAGTTTCGGTTCGCGTGGATCAAAGCGAAGTTCGACGAAGACAACCTGAGCGAACGGTTCACCACAAAACCACCCGAACGAGGAGGCCTCGGCTTAAGCCTGCTACCGACCTACGATTGTGCGCAGCCCGAGAGTCTGGCCACATGTTGGTCACACTATCCAGCGTTCCGCAACGATAGTCCGCGATTGGATGGGTTTCTGTTTTACCACAAAGAGTCACACTACATCCACGGCCTAACGCCGCTCGTGACGTGGCTGTTCCAATTCATGCTAACCGATGTCCTGCAACTGCCTTCCGGAATGGTCAATAGCGGCTACCTGGACCATAAACCTGCCTCGTACACCGGAGATTACGCAAAGTATATCGGTGATTTCGAGCggaggagaaaaaagagaaagcttcgccaccgccatccggCCAAGAAGAGAAAGACTAAGCATATGTCCATTGACGACGCACCCGCTGTCGAGCCGGGCGACCATCTCGCACTCTGGGAGGCGATGGAAGCGGCACCGCTAGATTCGGAAGACGAGGATCTGCGGCCCAAAGAGCTGGACGCCATACGCGAACTGGAGATGGAAGGCTAG
- the LOC128268765 gene encoding isocitrate dehydrogenase [NADP] cytoplasmic, with amino-acid sequence MAAKIKAGPVVDILGDEMTRIIWDSIKDKLILPFLDIELHTFDLGIEHRDKTNDQVTVDCAEAVKRYNVGIKCATITPDEARVTEFKLKQMWRSPNGTIRNILGGTVFREAIICKNVPRLVPGWEKPIIIGRHAHGDQYKATDFVVPKPGKLEMKFTPADGSEPVTYVVNEYKSPGVAMGMYNLDDSIRDFAHSSFKVAIDRKYPLYLSTKNTILKKYDGRFKDIFQEIYDKDYKTQFEALGIWYEHRLIDDMVAYCMKAEGGFVWACKNYDGDVQSDTVAQGFGSLGLMTSVLVCPDGRTVESEAAHGTVTRHYRQYQQGKETSTNPIASIFAWTRGLLHRAKLDNNAELKRFAETLEKVCIDTIEAGHMTKDLAICIKGMANVQRSDYMETFEFMNKLGDNLKAALTQSRL; translated from the coding sequence atggcagcaaaaatCAAGGCCGGACCCGTAGTGGATATCCTGGGTGACGAGATGACGCGCATCATCTGGGACTCGATCAAGGACAAGCTGATCCTCCCGTTCCTGGACATCGAGCTGCACACGTTCGATCTCGGTATCGAGCACCGGGACAAAACCAACGACCAGGTGACGGTCGATTGCGCGGAAGCGGTCAAACGCTACAACGTCGGCATCAAGTGTGCCACGATCACGCCGGACGAGGCGCGCGTCACCGAGTTCAAGCTGAAGCAAATGTGGCGCTCGCCGAACGGCACGATCCGTAACATTCTCGGCGGAACCGTGTTCCGGGAGGCGATCATCTGCAAGAACGTGCCGCGCTTGGTGCCGGGCTGGGAGAAACCGATCATCATCGGGCGTCACGCGCACGGCGACCAGTACAAGGCGACCGACTTTGTGGTGCCGAAGCCGGGCAAGCTGGAAATGAAGTTCACACCGGCCGATGGCAGCGAACCGGTGACGTACGTTGTGAACGAGTACAAGAGCCCGGGCGTCGCGATGGGAATGTACAATCTGGACGATTCGATCCGCGACTTTGCGCATTCGTCGTTCAAGgtagcgatcgatcggaagtACCCGCTGTACCTTAGCACCAAGAACACCATCCTGAAGAAGTACGACGGTCGCTTCAAGGACATCTTCCAGGAGATCTACGACAAGGACTACAAGACCCAGTTCGAGGCACTCGGCATCTGGTACGAGCACCGGCTGATCGATGATATGGTCGCGTACTGTATGAAGGCCGAGGGCGGATTCGTGTGGGCGTGCAAAAATTACGACGGTGATGTCCAATCGGATACGGTGGCCCAAGGTTTCGGGTCTCTCGGTCTGATGACGTCGGTGCTGGTGTGCCCGGATGGGCGTACGGTTGAATCCGAGGCGGCCCACGGTACCGTCACGCGCCACTATCGTCAGTATCAGCAGGGTAAGGAAACGTCCACCAATCCGATCGCTTCCATCTTTGCCTGGACTCGTGGCCTGCTGCACCGCGCTAAGCTGGACAACAATGCGGAACTGAAGCGTTTTGCTGAAACGCTGGAGAAGGTGTGCATCGACACGATCGAGGCGGGCCACATGACCAAAGATTTGGCAATCTGCATCAAAGGTATGGCCAATGTACAGCGATCGGATTACATGGAAACGTTCGAGTTCATGAACAAACTGGGCGATAATCTAAAGGCCGCCCTCACCCAGAGCCGGCTGTAA
- the LOC128279070 gene encoding uncharacterized protein LOC128279070 — translation MVIQRVWRSQSARISQDQPGSGSAAATPTTTSAPATSASETLATTTTTTNATTNGTEVDNSSPPTTGMRQKLHKNTLSSEATLDALKQRYSTGRTFMSQTANDAAIKSLELLRSVLQYQFDREVDTIVRKFQTTYFVPAIRNIRENLGDGAISEEALKGVFCTLLEASKAQYGASQLASPTGNSLSRANTPGMELSDSDSSTDNAPAAAGGIGVATSLLHQALKRKLPEPNQPDLFKRQYFLHGPIYPHAQYPAASAPSQAVSGGGGGGSGTATTTTTRPTNVTVPETVITPESLFILDFKAGRVLGATDFRERLANRHPEVLRYCPDAQDRDWLLQQRQVTPLNKNGRYFLLALDDVRKLIERNAFETSTGQQGTLQGFKVTELIYAKIQKLLKELTERHQRTSAGFEPPKVPTSSVSLPNRARVSSLSSSHATLTALLSTPQPASGGTESTPTTGNAEGP, via the exons ATGGTCATTCAGCGCGTGTGGCGTAGTCAGTCCGCCAGGATCAGCCAGGACCAGCCAGGATCAGGATCAGCAGCGGCCACACCAACGACAACATCGGCGCCAGCAACAAGTGCCTCTGAAacgctggccaccaccaccaccaccaccaacgccacaACAAACGGGACGGAGGTCGACAACAGCAGCCCACCAACGACGGGAATGCGACAG AAGTTACACAAAAACACCCTCTCGAGCGAGGCGACTCTCGATGCATTGAAGCAACGTTACAGCACCGGCCGGACCTTTATGAGCCAAACGGCGAACGATGCGGCCATCAAGTCACTGGAATTGCTTCGGTCAGTCCTTCAGTACCAGTTCGATCGCGAAGTGGACACGATCGTACGCAAATTCCAAACCACGTACTTTGTGCCTGCGATCCGCAACATTCGAGAGAACCTGGGCGATGGGGCCATCTCGGAGGAAGCGTTGAAGGGGGTTTTCTGTACGCTGCTGGAAGCCTCCAAGGCACAGTACGGGGCCAGTCAGCTGGCGTCACCGACCGGAAACTCCCTGTCCCGCGCCAACACACCCGGCATGGAGCTGAGCGATTCGGACTCGAGCACCGACAatgcaccggcggccgcgggTGGAATTGGTGTGGCCACCAGTCTCCTGCACCAGGCGCTGAAACGCAAGTTGCCGGAACCGAACCAGCCGGATCTGTTCAAGCGGCAGTACTTCCTGCACGGCCCAATCTACCCACACGCCCAGTACCCGGCCGCATCGGCTCCATCACAAGCGgtcagtggtggtggcggaggaggTTCTGGCACGGCCACGACCACAACGACCCGACCCACCAACGTTACTGTGCCAGAAACGGTCATCACACCGGAAAGTCTGTTCATCTTGGACTTCAAGGCGGGCCGGGTTCTCGGAGCCACGGACTTCCGCGAGCGATTGGCCAACAGACACCCGGAAGTGCTTCGCTATTGTCCCGATGCGCAAGATCGCGActggctgctgcagcaacGGCAGGTGACGCCATTGAACAAAAATGGCCGCTACTTCCTGCTGGCTCTCGACGATGTGCGGAAGCTGATCGAACGGAACGCATTCGAAACGTCCACCGGACAGCAGGGCACCCTGCAAGGCTTCAAGGTGACGGAGCTGATCTACGCCAAGATACAAAAGTTGCTGAAGGAGCTTACCGAACGGCACCAGAGAACGTCGGCTGGTTTCGAGCCCCCGAAGGTACCGACCTCCTCCGTCTCGCTACCGAACCGGGCACGGGTTTCCTCGCTTAGTTCCTCGCACGCCACGCTAACGGCACTGCTTTCGACCCCAcagccggcttccggtggaacCGAATCGACACCGACGACTGGCAATGCAGAAGGACCTTAA
- the LOC128268764 gene encoding uncharacterized protein LOC128268764: MADPQPSTSQQQQAMAPRSQSEAQQQQKQESRARRKRRLSMNQKKNKKKNFDVAEEIEAGSPLLEPLVQALRDCPEGEELNVLIQTLQPTASNVELALRLVKDDLRRVLSFPNNPAQIYEFGSIKSGLALRDSDLDFYIHYTRKNTERDEQIKLIHVIGGRMEKEGSFADIVKILGAKVPLLRVVHQYTNLFCDINFSNARGCYNSKFISALMLFDQRIHQLAIVIKFWAQNAFVLDSRRQLNSYCLVMMLIFYLQTRKLPLIPSVEEMQQGIARIEYGPWNLGYPSVINYKSWNENSVRDLLSGFFRYYAEFDFAHNLISPFVGRLCSLEELAKKNIRELAPYYRACEREDYPEIVNGPWITIQDPFELNLNVAKVMSVGKAFEQLRVSLRHAAEVCYFLRDASMAKLLEALFTDTKQYIKAKPAGRESKEQPANGLVAVAKEGDGKAPTAPVTYTVRCKLAPVEAELFLVQQVLLVRDPEHKTVVTDARIRQLWGECMLDFIVDILRKLFMVQLDPIGPPTTSAAAVTDGNAKGEGPVVRSYVITCERQVFIARKRINIVDEATLREEIDISKSRWERNHALRFSAPIELALVNGVVEVRAPNDKPKNGGPLRLFIDTCFVVHIRKCVRGYFMVMLEKAKKKAAEDAHPSKSEPNDDGTKSDVKKQPDDDAQSPMQTSDTAETTDGSKVEKNDTESVKPTADMPEALANSKSVTTASGTSSS; this comes from the coding sequence ATGGCGGATCCACAACCGTCCAcatcacagcagcagcaagccaTGGCACCAAGATCGCAGTCTGAGgctcagcaacagcaaaagcaGGAAAGTCGTGCCCGTCGCAAACGTCGCCTATCGAtgaatcaaaagaaaaacaaaaagaagaacTTCGACGTTGCGGAGGAGATTGAAGCGGGTAGCCCGTTGCTGGAACCATTGGTTCAAGCGCTGCGAGATTGCCCCGAAGGAGAGGAACTGAACGTGCTCATCCAAACCCTGCAGCCCACGGCCAGCAACGTCGAACTGGCCCTTCGGCTGGTGAAAGATGATTTGCGGCGTGTACTTAGCTTCCCAAACAATCCGGCCCAGATCTATGAGTTCGGTTCCATCAAGTCCGGGCTCGCGCTGAGGGACAGTGATCTGGACTTTTACATACACTACACGCGCAAGAACACGGAAAGAGACGAACAGATAAAGCTGATCCACGTGATCGGCGGCCGCATGGAGAAGGAGGGCTCCTTCGCCGACATAGTGAAGATTCTCGGTGCCAAAGTTCCGCTCCTGCGAGTCGTCCACCAGTACACCAATCTGTTCTGTGACATTAATTTTAGCAACGCCCGTGGCTGCTACAACAGTAAGTTCATCAGCGCGCTCATGCTGTTTGACCAGCGCATCCACCAGCTGGCGATCGTGATCAAGTTTTGGGCCCAGAATGCCTTCGTGCTGGACTCGCGACGCCAGCTCAACTCCTACTGCctggtgatgatgctgatcTTTTACCTACAAACGCGCAAACTCCCGCTCATCCCGTCGGTCGAGGAAATGCAGCAGGGCATCGCGCGCATCGAGTACGGGCCGTGGAACCTGGGCTACCCGTCGGTGATCAACTACAAGTCGTGGAACGAGAACTCGGTGCGCGATCTGCTGTCCGGGTTCTTTCGCTACTACGCGGAGTTTGACTTCGCGCACAATCTCATCTCCCCGTTCGTGGGCCGTCTGTGTTCGCTCGAGGAGCTAGCAAAAAAGAACATCCGCGAGCTGGCACCGTACTATCGGGCGTGCGAGCGCGAAGACTATCCGGAGATCGTGAACGGACCCTGGATCACGATACAGGATCCGTTCGAGCTGAACCTGAACGTGGCGAAGGTGATGTCGGTGGGGAAGGCGTTCGAGCAGCTGCGTGTTAGCTTGCGCCATGCGGCCGAAGTGTGCTACTTTCTCCGAGACGCCAGTATGGCCAAGCTGCTGGAAGCCTTGTTTACCGACACGAAGCAGTACATAAAGGCTAAACCGGCCGGTAGGGAATCGAAAGAACAGCCAGCGAACGGACTGGTAGCAGTGGCTAAGGAAGGTGACGGTAAGGCACCTACCGCCCCGGTCACATACACTGTCCGTTGCAAGCTGGCACCGGTCGAAGCAGAACTGTTCCTTGTGCAGCAGGTACTGTTGGTGCGCGATCCGGAGCATAAAACAGTCGTCACGGATGCGCGCATCCGTCAGCTGTGGGGCGAGTGTATGCTCGACTTTATCGTGGATATTCTGCGCAAGCTCTTCATGGTTCAGCTGGATCCCATCGGGCCGCCAACAACtagtgcggcggcggtgacggacGGAAATGCGAAGGGCGAAGGGCCCGTGGTGCGCTCGTACGTCATAACCTGCGAGCGGCAGGTATTTATCGCGCGGAAGCGCATCAACATTGTGGACGAGGCTACGCTGCGGGAGGAGATCGACATTTCCAAGTCACGCTGGGAAAGGAACCATGCGCTGCGCTTTTCGGCACCCATTGAGCTGGCCCTGGTCAACGGGGTGGTGGAGGTTCGCGCGCCGAACGATAAACCAAAGAACGGCGGTCCGCTGCGGCTCTTCATTGATACCTGTTTCGTCGTGCACATCCGCAAGTGTGTCCGCGGCTACTTTATGGTGATGCtggagaaggcgaaaaaaaaggcggcgGAAGACGCGCACCCATCGAAATCGGAGccgaacgacgacgggacAAAGAGTGATGTTAAAAAGCAACCGGATGACGACGCACAGTCCCCCATGCAGACTTCGGACACGGCAGAAACCACCGATGGCAGCAAAGTGGAAAAGAATGACACAGAGTCCGTGAAGCCGACTGCGGATATGCCTGAAGCGCTGGCTAATAGTAAGAGCGTTACAACGGCCAGTGGTACTTCCAGTAGCTAG